agagtaaactatTGAGTGTCTTATTATATAGAGAATAGCGAATGAGCTAACgagggagtgatttcggacacagcctTAGACTTCTTGAATGTACCCATAGACAAGTAAGTGTTACATTAATTCATTTACtaatcacatactgtacatgatacAAAAAAGAACAGTCATAAAGTAGTTGGTTAGCAAAACAGATCAGTtactaaatattatttttatgtttaatttaaatcaaaccTCATCTTCTTTGGTGACATGCTCTTCTGAAATTTGTGATCACTCGTTTTTCCCCAATTGAGTAAAGAAAAACTTGCTAGTTGTGTTAAAAACTGCGTTCAAAAAACTTTCTACTACGTCCTTTTTGCATGACtaacagataaaaataaattgtatgtCTACAAGATGGGAAAGAAATGAAATGCCAATAAAAGACATTAGTATTATCAGTGGACCTCTCTCTCCACCCAAAATGAGATCAATAATTCCAAACAACTGGATAATCCCAGGTGATACAAATCCTGCGTGGATgcgaaaaacacatttcatctgTGGTAATGTTATTCTCTGAACTCGAGTGCCAACCTTGTATGATAACTAGGGAGCTTGTTAGTAATTATTATTCAACTTACTTTAACATCTTAAGTCAATTTATATTTTGCAGCTGctgtttatgctttttttttttttttaatatctttgaTGAATGATTTGGCTGATCCACCCTGTTAGATCCTCAAACTCCCATGGGAATCATGTAAAGGTTCATAAGTTCATCTTTAATGTGTTTTCCTCCTGCTTTCACAGGTTTGACTTTGCTTCATCACTGTGGCTTCCACTCTTAACTCTCAGCCAAAACATTAAGCTCCTTTGAATAATAGCAGTGAGAGGAAATATGTCAGTTCTTTCCTGGTGTCAAACCAAAGGACTGTTGGACAGAGAGCTCTCTTTTATGTCACTGAAGATGTTCAGTTTCCCTCCAAAGCcgcaaataaatatatttttcttgctctggaatatttaaacaaatagcAGAGTTCAGCTGGAAGTCATATGAATATTGATGGAGCTAGAACTagcaggcaattagcttagcttagcctaaGACTAGAGGCAGGGGGAAACCACTAGCCTGGCTCTCCACACAGTACAAAAAAtacgcctaccagcacctctaaagtttaATGTAAAAAGGACAAATTGTTGTTTAATGTTGAGTAATGCTGTCTATTTCTTGGCGACCAGCAGctgggcgcagtgacttcctgaggtctccactggttgcctggcaacctcacagtgatgacaagaatCCAAAATATGCCTTGCTACTGAGACTGGACAGTCATTGTTTGCACGACCACAAGAGGCCGCTTATCAAGAAGACATACATGTGGGTCATTTTAGGAGTATGCACAAACAGACAATGCTGACAtatttctggtgaggacagtgtCATAGCATCATAAAAACATCAGTATCTAACCCTAACTGAAAGGCTGACTACATTGTGTAGAGATGCACAGACATCGTCATCTCAGTCAAGTGAAATCAATGTAAACATTTCAAACTGTGGAACTCGGAAGTCAGAACATTCAGGACACAGTTccattctctgtgtgttttgacaACCGCAGGTCATTACATAGTTACTACTGATACTTTTCATCTTGAGTCAGTACCAAACAACCTTTTGACAGAGACACACCcttgagagagagaacagagttTCAGCGGAGACAGtccacagacagagaaagagctgTGCATCAGCGACAGACTGTATCAACACTAGAAATTTGGAGGATCTGCTAGCTAAGAATGGAGATGAACAGTAGGCCCCTGGGCCCCTACAGGTTAGCCAGACGGTTGAGAGACTGCGAGCTGGAAAAGGAGGCTCTTGAAAAGCTGGTGGAGGAGCTGAAGGCTCAGCTGCAAAGTGCTGAAAACCACAGCCCCCGCCAGGAGGAGAAGGTGAAGCAGCTTACCACCAAACTGGAGGGACAGATGATCCAAATAGAGTCTCTCCAGAAACAAGTGGAGAACTTGAAAAATAATCTCCTTCAAGAGAGAAGAAGCAGACAGCAGGAGAAAAACAGCAGCGTGCAGGACAAAGTGAGGGAGCTGAATGATCTATTGGGGCAGGAGCGTGCCATAAACATCTGGGAGCATACTATgaggctgcagctcagcaaagaACTGGAAAATACTAAAGAACAGCTGGCTCGTCAGAAGAGCCTAAAAGAAATGTTCATTAACAAAGAGAAGGAAACACGGAGTGAACTGGAGGGGCTGAAGAGGCTCAGTGACACAGGGGCCATGGACACCATGAGGATCGCCACTGAGGTTGGAAATAATATCAAGAGGAAGCAGAAGAAGGTGCTTCAAAATGAATTCAAGGAGCTCAAAGTGGCTCACGTAGTCAGCCAAGAAAAGTTCTCAGCAGAGCTCCAGagtgaaaaagataaaaataaagctCTTCAGCAAGAACTTGAGCAGCTGAAAGTTTCGTGTCAGATCAACCTGAGGTATAAAACTGAGCTCAAggctgaaagagaaaagagcgACAGCCTTCAGAAACAGCTTGAGAAAGAGATTCAGTCTAAAGCAGAATGTGTGTCAGAGAAGCTGGAGGTCATAAAGCAGCTGAGGGCTGAGAAGGATGCTCTGCTTCAACCGATGGAGGAGAAGATCCAGACCGTGAAGAAAAACGCTTCTGAGAAAGAGAAGTTTTCCAAAGAGTTGGAGGACCTGAAAGACAAACTGAATAAACAGATCTCAACCAACCAGGAGCTGCTCTCTAAGCTCCAGGCTGAGGAGGAGGTCAGTCAGGGCCTCCGAACTGAACTCGCCAAGCTCAAAGAGGAGCAGAAAGACAAGACcggggagcaggagagggagactCCCTCCATGATTTACCGAATGctgagctgctggaggagatcaaagactcagagaaaaagcttgagaagaaaaaaaagaaacactcagCCTGGACAAATTCAGACACCGTATCGGtttgaggaagaagaagagggagaagcTGGAGGTCTAAATCCACTTGAGACTCTGACAACTGAGTGATTCAAATTCTATAAAACGTCaataaaacattagaaataaaaattgcccgttttgttgtattttaattgtataGTTGAGTTGGAGACAAAACATATTGGGTCTATACCGGACTGCCATTAGAAATAAAACCTTCGAGGATTAGCACTGTGTATTCTAGTCTGCTTGTCCTAATTTCTTTTAATAACTTATAAGAGTAAATAGTTCATTTCCAAAGTTCTGGGTTTGGACAGAAACAGGTTCACATTTGTAAACAAGTTATAATCCTTGAGGTTTTCATGAAATTAAACCCTAGTTTTTATACTATTATAACTGTCAGCATTTTTTCAGCAAgacattcaatgtatttacattcagtaattacctctttatacagtagttttcattgttactgGTGAAGTCTGCCACTAGATTCAAATTCCATACACAAGCACAGGGGATTCAGTGGAAATGATGCAGAACGTACTTAATATTATCTGTAATATTATCTAACTGACTGAAGCGTCACTGTTCATTGATAGCTCTTGACAGCTACAGCTGCGGTAAATGGTAGGTTAATACAAACAAGATGTATTGCTACTAGCACTGCGTTCAACTGGCGAAACACTGTGGCTTTTATTGCGAAGCAGCCACAGGAAATGAAAAGCATTTGTCACCGAGCTGAGTGCTGTCTACCacctacaaaacaagacatggtCATTTTTATCAGCggatcatttttaattttcataacGGAGAGATGGAACAGCCAAGAGAGAACAGCCACAGAGAGCTGCAGGCTGAGAACCAGCACACCTCGAAACACCACTTTAAATTTTTGAGTAGCCGCCAAGCTTAATATAACCTATATTACTTTTTACACATGGTTTAAAAGGCCCCTTTTCTTCACATTTGGTTTACAATTTGTGTCTTACACCATCACAAATGTAGAAATAAGTCTGCAGCACCTCCTTCCCATTAAAACTCACAGATTTGTAGATTTGGTTTGTAAATTATGCCACACCCACCCCCTGTAAAATGCCCTGTCAATCAAAACACGGTGAAAAAGGAACAGTCAACCTGGAGTGACATAATGGATGAACACAAACAATAAACCTGCTAATTACTCAGTCATTAATTATCTGGCAGCTTTACAATGCGGCTCTTTAGATCAGAGAACTGAAAACAATTGCCGTTATTACGCCTCTGCAAGCAACTGCGCACTTGACCTTTCGAAATCTATGACAGCAGCCCGGTTGGCATTTTGCAGAGctgccaaaaaaaaatacaataaatacataaataaataaaaaattcctCTGGGAGCTCTGAGAAAAGCAATATGGCAGCTGTGAGATCATTATGGTTTATTGATAAACCAagcaggataaaaaaaaaaacattagagtTTCAGATaatatatgcacatacagtatatgtaatgtAGAAGATCCACTTTCACAGTAAACTGGCTGAGAAACACTGGTGTTTAATGTCAAAATAAGTGGCATAACGTCACAGAAATACCATGACTGCATTACCATTTCAGCGTAAACACACAACCAATGACGTCTGCAGTAGTTACTTTTGAAATGACTGGAacataatatttgtttttttatatttgttcagTTGTGACATAGATCagtttttgtcttcaaaaaCAGATTAACATTTTAGTTTTGCCAAAAACCACGCCAGTTGTGGCAGACAGAGCGTGCAGATTTACACAGCCTTATCCTGTTGTACAATTTAACAAATGTAATCTCACTTAACTGAATAAAAAGCCTTTGCTTGCCACAGGccaggattttttttatcatgaataaaacatgaaccaACCCCTCCGCCCCATTAATATTAACAGAGAAAATGCCCTCCTCTGAGGCCAACATTATGATTTGTGTCTCCTTACAGAACAATGGCAAACAAAGAAATTTTGAAATGCCATTTATTTAATAGATGACTTATGCATAGTGCAGCCCAGACCATCTTTAATGCATACATTTGAAACACATAAATGTTTTCTGAGGCTTTGTGTTTGGACATGATAAGAGGAGCTGTTTTTCTCCCCGTCACTCCGGGCTTCACGCGTGATTTTTACAGCTTTTGATACTACAGGACATtttggaaagagagaaataaagacattcTTACTGCAGGGCTGCAAACCAGTATAAACTACAGGAAAATCAATTTtttcatatatacagtacatatgaatTGATATGTCAGTGTGTCACACACTGTCCTTTAATATTAAGTATTATTTGCCACCAACACAGCAGTACTCAAAATACTCAGAATGTCTTACGGCTAAAAGCATTTTATGGTTTATCTCATGAGTTCGAGGCACCAGTTGAAAGATGCTGACAACTCAAATCTAGTCAAATACAGTCTCAAGCAATCTTAGtgaatatatattgtttttatatttattttgttttttattgctgcTTTAGCACCActtgtttccttttgttttttgttttcttgtacaGAAGCGTAATGCAGTtacaaaaaatatgtatgttaTAACAAGATATATTCatgttataattatatatttctcATTATAATTACATATCAAATTATTCAGTCTTTGTTGTTATAGCATCATACAAACTTGTcacattttactgaaaaatactTCTTGTTTTAATGAGATAAGACAGTAAAGAgatgtttgttgtttaaacGAGATCCGTGAAATTTGTgtaataatgagaaaatgttgtgATATAACAAGATCAGGTGATGTGTTATAACAAGAGAAGTTTCTTTTTCAAACAGAATTTGgtaataatgagaaaaatatatcaacagGAAAATCTTGACATACTATGAAACGGATATcgttaaaaacaaaatttttcCATTATAACACGaaactgcaaatatttttttgtcacgGTGCTGTAATCTTGTAgtttttttgtgcaaaatacatttcttgaggctttttctttctttggctATTCTTTTCTGCTATACATACATTCTGTGCCAGGCTTTTATCATATAACACTGCAGGAAATacatcaaacaaacaggcaCAATCAAAGCCACAAAACTGTTTACTGctattttcttcttttgcatACAGTAATCTCACATACAGTCAGGattcagataaaacaaacatatttaattgCATTGCTTGGATTGCTTGTCCATTCAAGTGAAATAACCAGGAGGTCAAGCTTGGTGTTTCCTCCCATAATGGCCGAGTACTAATATGAGCGCTTACGGATCACTGCCTAAACTCATTACCCTCACTACTGTGACTGCTCATAATTAGAGGTGTCTGATGCTGGCATCACTTTCAATGATTATCAAAGTACACAAATCTGGTATTGTAGAAAATTGCATATTTCCATGGTACAAAGATAagcacaaactttttttttgctaagTAAGTAGGCTAGTGGTGGAAGTTGATCGGAggctcaaacatacagtatgtatacagaCCTAAAAATGTTATGGGCATGTAAGGAACTTCTAtcctttatattttcttttatttctaattGGAAAGCCAAATCCCTCCTGGTTCATTCAAGCCATGCACCTAAAACTACCACCCCCCCATTGGGCATACACTGCAGTCAATCACTAATTACCTTGTTCCTAATTAATCCAATTAGCTGCCCCAGTAGCAGGGACGGATTGACTTAGACCGGCCCACCGATGAcgcatctctctcgctcttgtttttgttttatcaatGCAATGATGACCCATTATGATCGGCCCAAGTGGCCCAAAGTCGGACGGCCCTTCTGGCATTTGCCCAATTTCCAGATGGCCAATCCACTGATCCACTGGGCAGTGAATTGGATCATCCAGATGATCCAATTCACTGCCCTGTAGTGTTGTTTGTTGCTTGTGACTCCGATACCAACATCTGACCACCAGTATCATGACTCCAGACTAACAACGCTGATATATTTGCTTTTAACTGCGTGTTCACATGATATCCATGTATCTTTCTTCTGAGTATTAGTTGTGAATGTCCTCAGGAATGAATGCTACAAGTAAGTTAATCAACAGAAGAGGCAGTACATCAGGATTTTAAGAAACAGCACCAGGCTCTTGTCTAGGCTTGTTGCGGCTGccattttttcttctgtgttttctacATTAACAGCCTCTTCAAGCATCACTATGTTTAGTCACGTTTATAGTGTGCAAAGTATGAATTTCTCAAGGAAGGCAGCCTCACTGGGTGAGGAGACTGTTTTACCCTTTTTAGTAAGGGTTCACTTTATGATGTGGGGGCAAACACAAAAATTTGTGCAAAACATGACAAATCTATGGAATCTCAGTTGGCAGGAAGTCAAATTTTACGTGAAAACTTTACTTAATGCAATTGTAACTACTAAAATTTGCAAAACACTTGTATTTCTTAAAAATGTTCTGCTGCTCATCTATAcaaatgtgtgaataaatatCTGTTTGGTCACCTGTCCTGCATAAATAACTGATCAAAGGAGGAAGATAAAAATATGTCTACTATGTAGCAACCATAAAATCCTATCAGATATTTCTAGAATATGGCCTGATCTGAATGTTACATAAGCTTTTTTGAACATTTAGTAATGAACTCTCTGTATTCACTCATATTCATAGAGCCAATCTGCGTATAGCTTCTACAGTCAAGCTTTAATAAGATAACCCTCCTTATTGGGGTTAATCAGCTTAAACTGTTCACTGCAGTTCTGTGTGGCGTTCCCTCCCCAGACAGGTCGGAAAGTCACTAAGCCAATTTCATTTCCTCTTGGATTACTGGATttggagagggggaggggaggcaGAGGAGTGCAAATCTGAATATTATCCAACGCAGTAATTTGGACCCTCTGTCACACAGGAAGTCAACAGGAGGGGAGGTGAATTACTATTGGTCGAGTGTGTGAGGGATGTTATTTACCCTTTATGGTAAATCCTGTGGCACTCAAAGGGCAGCTCCTCTCTGATCACTGCGCTGTCAAACTGCAGAGAAAACCTCAGTGTGCTTAGTTGTATGTTCTTGTCCACAATTGAAAGTAGGCTTACAAGctaaaactaactaacaaacaaTAATCAGACTATCGTTGAATACCCATCACACAGGTGACAGTATCAGAGTGTGAAAATTGTCATTTATCCAAGTAGAATCATTATTACCATGCTATGGATTACCACCACCAGCCCTACAGAATAATGGACCAAAATGGTGAATTGTTTCTGTAGATTGTTACTAAAGTTGTAAAAGTCAAGTAGGAGCTCTGGCACTACTTCAGACAGAAAGACCAAAGCTCCAGCAACTCTTGGATTATTGAGAACAACTTTATCATGTAACCAACACACATCAGGGTCAGTTCAGGAATTTGATTCATCTAAAACCTCATGACCATATACGGATTTCATTAATGGCCACACGCAGTATGTGTGAGCACCCCAGTGGCTGCTGTGTTAATCATAATGTATGGGACatcctggtggcctaggggttcAAGATGCTTACAATGTCATCCCgggctggggacctttgttgcatgtcatctccCATCTTCCtttcctcatttcctgtttgcTCTGTACTGcatactatataaaaaaaaaagctaaaaataccCCCCCCAAAATATTATTTCAACCTATTTATTTACCAAATAAAGTGTTGTCTGATGACCCATAAGAAAACTCCGGGGTTGCGTTCAAGTCTGGACGTGCAAAAAGGGAGGCTTTTGGAAACGTTGACGCAGACACCCACGTTCGCTTCTTCGTTGGTATCGCAGGTTGCCATCTGCAGAAGTTTGGGCGAAGATAAGACTCTAAAGGTCATGAGTCAGAAGGCAACTTGGTCTTTGTTTTCAGATCAGGAAGTTAAGTGGAAGGAACTGATGTAGAAGTGCCAAAACATCCATCTCAAGCTTTGCATCAAAGCAACCAAGTCATCAAGTCACAAGACAGATATTCCCAGAGGAAGATCGCTCTGCTCATCTTTACTGAGCCGCAGGTTTGTGGCAAATGTTTGTGGGAGATTGAGGTTTTCCTggctttttttccattttagacgtgaaacacacaaacatgcacaagtTTGTTTGAAGTTAAGTTCTTTGGTGTTGAACAATTATGGTCCCTGGTTTATTGCCAGAAACCTGTAGTGAGATAGACAGCTAAGgagaaatatgaagctggaTGTTCTTTAAACAACTgagaaattaaatcacgttaaataatgtttatgtttGCTGTTTATGAAGTACACTGACACATTTTGGCACGCATTTAGATATTTCCTCATTAACTGATAGCTAATAAGTGTCATCAGCGAGCTGGATTAAATCATCAGTGATAATGAAATTGTCTTTTGAATGAGACATCATCACATTCAGCTGgacaaactgacatttcaagGAAGAGCCGACACTATTTTGTCATCAGCAGGTCATCATCCCCTTTATgatgaacgtgtgtgtgtgtgcatgtgtgtcaggTTGTGTCTGACACTTCCTTCAGTTAAAAGCACAGGCATGTGGAGAATAATACAGCATGTCACTGAATACCAGGTATTAAATGAGCACAGcgggaacacacacactcacagacacattAAAAAGAGTACAAGCCGGGCTCAAGGCCAATGTTCGGCCCATGACTAATAATCACAAGACCAGTAGGCCCTGAGACGTGCTTGCAAGTAGCTAACCGTTCAACATAAACATATCCAAACACATGCACCCGATATTCCCACTGCTAGCCAGCCAGCTAATTTCATCCCTGTGGCTCAGAGTTCATCAAAGTGTGTATGTCCAGCCTGCCGTGACATGGTTGCGTAACATCTgaaggcatgtgtgtgtgacactgtCCAGTCTGGTGCCAACAGAAGGTTACCAGagatcacacccacacacacacatgcaaggcTTAAAGGCAGCAGCAGGTGGTTGTGTAACCGGTGTGTGGTTGGTCTTGATTTAACTGATTGGCACAttgtcagaaaacagaaacaagacaCAAAGTCAACGCTTTCATAAAGCCTGAGCTCTGACCTGAAGaccaaaaggaaaaatgttAATGAAGACAACACTTGgatgtaagcacacacacatcatatcAAAGACATCAGCAACATGCAgaacaacacattttcacagactGCTCTCCAGAGAACAGCGtcagtcgtttcagcaaatgccccGAAACGACATATATTCCCCTTTATGCGACAAAGCCTTCTAGAGGCTGTAATCTTTATGACTCTTGTCCATcgggagcaaaggagaaagTAAGGTGACATTGTCCTACAGCGACAAAGTCCGCATAGGGAGAAGCTCGACATCGGATTTTGCCACAGGagactgtttcctgtttccagctGACAGTCAAGGTtgatttcttttaaccatgaccacggTCGTTCCCCAAATTTAACCAaatggttattattgtaaccatgatgacgaaggtcccgcaaccttaacaaagtagtcattttaaccaaaaccacaatgtttcccaaaccttaactatgtaattattttaacccaaaccatgatatTTCCCTAAAACTaatcaagttgtttttgtgcctaaacctaaccaacgcttaaccatagcgttgtcacatcataaaacagatttataaCGGTTTTGggaggcacagacaaatgacagTGTCCTGCTGATGGTGACGCATTTcgtcgtttaatttggaggactttaATTGCTAACGAGAGGCTAGTTTATGTATGTAGGCAAGGcaacttttatttgtatttgtatagccTTTCATGCATAGCATTTCATAGCATATTTCATACATGGGGTAATTGCTCTGTAAATGCTCTGTACGCTGCAAGGAAAACCACCAACCATACCTGACTCACATTTGTAACATGTTCAGCGCACAGCTTTGCCTTGTGAAGCTTAGCTAGCTTGGACTTGAATTGCTTCTTGAGGCTGGAAAGTAGAACCACGTCCTTTTTATTCGTCTGTGTCGCATTGTGGCAATGCAGCTCGCCAATCATGGCACCCCACCCTGAAATGAGGGTTGAAATGGGGTGGTGTTTTTGAAATTCACGTAAAATTCAATTGCAGTTGAATGCTTTAATTTGCTGCAAATATCAGCACATATTTATAGAGAGTAATACAGTGGCACTAAAGTGATCCAATAAATGAcgtgaaatgaaaaaaaggctggtgtgtctgtgtctaaTCAGGAAACACCAATATAAGTACCGCCattctttttaataattaattaatcgacTACATTACAGTACACTGTGGAACCACTCTGGGGATTCCAGGCAAACCAGATGACATCACACTGTATATTATGAACATCTGccattaatataattaattcaACAAAGCCATGTGGAGCCCTGTCACTAACACAGTCTGGGTCAGGAATTTATTTCTCACTAGAACCACCAATGTTAAAATGTCAGCACTCATGGCACTGTGTGGTGCTTTGGAATAATCTGTCCTCCAAATGGTACTGATCACATGTGGGGTCTAACAGGATCACATGTTCAATGTGACTAAAATGTCACTGACATGTCAAAGGTTTGCAGTTTGTATGCATTTTATAgaacatatatatgtatatattttatagtattatataggagttggtagagaccaaaacagagagtgaatattggacttacattaaacacatcaccagaaacacgactccaaatgaatgctaatgttgcaccGTGTCTGCTAGATGtctaaataggcaactgtttgctaacaaattaCTCATACCTTTATACTGTGATAAGgagtcaatgtgtgtgtgtttacaacttgttgcCCTGTtcccaagtggacaaaaaaataacaacaacaacaacaataataaatcaATGCACCTTTAAACTGCATAAACTCACAAAAATTGACAAAGTCAGCCTGAGCTGCTAATATATTTTAatgcagtacagaaatgaatggaCACAAATAGGTGCCTGGAATTGTAAGAAAAGCATGCAATAGAAGCTAAAACTTGCAAACACATCGTTTGATCCTTTTGAgccagtttatttatttaaagctcCCTCGATGGAAGGAATTGAGAGCCCTTTCAGTCTGATTGGGTCCAGTTCAATTACACTTACCGAGGTGTTTATATGAGGTCATGGCATTTGAATTAGCCATAAACTAACCCCATTACTGGTTTTTAGGCTACATGTAAACACggggtgtgtttgtatgttgtaaCCATGACTTCTTGGCTGATGCATCTTGGGTGCATCACTTTAGCTGACTGTACtttaatgcactcagtgagcatTCTTGACTGATTCCTGCTGCCAACTCTGTTGGACACACATGGACGAGGAGGAAAAATACAGCAGTCTGGTTTTGGCTCACATCCACGTTCCCAGCAGTGGGTTGCTGATGTTGGAGGAAGATCAGGCCTCTGAAGGAACACACTTTGGCTTCTGATTTTTTTGAGAAACACGTTTACATAACCAGTGCCCTTATATCAGGCTTATGCAACCACCCTGGATTTTAGAGTTAAATACACATTGTTCATGTGCCATGTACTTACTACTCATACTTTTCTCAGCATGGTTTAGAGTTATGTGATGGCTGTTCTGGGAGGGTGAAAAGaccaaatgtttaaattaaCTATGAGTGAGAACaagtaaatgtattttggcaGCAGGTTGGCCTCACCATCAGACCGACAATCCTGTAATTGAAAGGTCCAAAGTTCAATTTCCTGCAACAGACATCGCTGTGTCTATCAACAGACCCTTGAGCAAGATGCTGAATCCTACCTGGCCAATGTACTGTAAACCACTGCAGGTATGAGAATCAGCT
This sequence is a window from Siniperca chuatsi isolate FFG_IHB_CAS linkage group LG5, ASM2008510v1, whole genome shotgun sequence. Protein-coding genes within it:
- the LOC122876947 gene encoding golgin subfamily A member 6-like protein 22, whose protein sequence is MEMNSRPLGPYRLARRLRDCELEKEALEKLVEELKAQLQSAENHSPRQEEKVKQLTTKLEGQMIQIESLQKQVENLKNNLLQERRSRQQEKNSSVQDKVRELNDLLGQERAINIWEHTMRLQLSKELENTKEQLARQKSLKEMFINKEKETRSELEGLKRLSDTGAMDTMRIATEVGNNIKRKQKKVLQNEFKELKVAHVVSQEKFSAELQSEKDKNKALQQELEQLKVSCQINLRYKTELKAEREKSDSLQKQLEKEIQSKAECVSEKLEVIKQLRAEKDALLQPMEEKIQTVKKNASEKEKFSKELEDLKDKLNKQISTNQELLSKLQAEEEVSQGLRTELAKLKEEQKDKTGEQERETPSMIYRMLSCWRRSKTQRKSLRRKKRNTQPGQIQTPYRFEEEEEGEAGGLNPLETLTTE